From a region of the Armatimonadota bacterium genome:
- a CDS encoding 4Fe-4S dicluster domain-containing protein: MQPAKQRVIDRQGLDELLARLREAGYTLVGPVRREGAIVYEEISSLADLPAGWTEEQGPGAYRLQRRDDGALFGYASSPASWKRYLFPPELRLWRARRADGGWQRVDREEESRPYAFLGVRACDLHAIQIQDRVFLQGAVPDPAYAARRGAFIVAVNCGRAGGTCFCASMGTGPRASEGYDLALTEMVGEGRHEFLVEVGTARGAEILSHVPSRPAEAADGEAAAAIVTRTAAQMGRRLDTRDIREVLYRNAEHPRWQETAARCLACGNCTLACPTCFCHAVVEVTDLTGEHAERWRRWDSCFSLTFSYIHGGSVRVSTASRYRQWLTHKLAAWIDQFGTSGCVGCGRCITWCPVGIDITEEVRALRGEERAATSGGKEQTDGDS, encoded by the coding sequence ATGCAGCCCGCAAAGCAGCGGGTCATCGACCGACAGGGCCTGGATGAGCTCCTGGCCCGGCTGCGGGAGGCTGGCTATACGCTGGTCGGCCCGGTGAGGCGCGAGGGCGCCATCGTCTACGAGGAGATCTCTTCCCTGGCCGACCTGCCCGCCGGGTGGACTGAGGAGCAGGGGCCGGGGGCCTACCGCCTGCAGCGCCGCGACGACGGGGCTCTCTTTGGCTACGCCTCCAGCCCCGCCTCCTGGAAGCGCTACCTCTTTCCTCCGGAACTGCGCCTGTGGAGGGCCCGGCGGGCCGACGGCGGGTGGCAGCGGGTGGACCGGGAGGAGGAGAGCAGGCCGTACGCCTTCCTCGGGGTGCGGGCCTGTGACCTGCATGCCATCCAGATCCAGGACCGGGTCTTCCTGCAGGGCGCTGTCCCCGACCCCGCCTACGCCGCGCGCCGGGGAGCCTTCATCGTAGCAGTCAACTGCGGGCGGGCCGGGGGGACCTGCTTCTGCGCCTCCATGGGCACCGGACCCCGGGCCAGCGAGGGGTATGACCTGGCGCTCACCGAGATGGTGGGAGAAGGGCGCCATGAGTTCCTGGTGGAGGTGGGTACGGCGCGGGGGGCGGAGATCCTGAGTCATGTACCCTCCCGCCCGGCCGAAGCCGCCGACGGGGAGGCCGCCGCGGCCATCGTCACCCGCACCGCGGCGCAGATGGGCCGCCGTCTGGACACCCGCGACATCCGGGAGGTGCTCTACCGGAACGCGGAGCACCCCCGCTGGCAGGAGACCGCCGCCCGCTGCCTGGCCTGCGGCAACTGCACTCTGGCCTGCCCCACCTGCTTCTGCCACGCGGTAGTGGAGGTCACCGACCTGACCGGGGAGCACGCGGAGCGCTGGCGCCGCTGGGACTCCTGCTTCTCCCTGACCTTCTCTTACATCCACGGCGGCAGCGTGCGCGTCTCCACAGCTTCCCGCTACCGGCAGTGGCTGACCCACAAGCTGGCAGCGTGGATCGACCAGTTCGGGACGTCGGGGTGCGTGGGCTGCGGGCGGTGCATCACCTGGTGTCCCGTGGGGATCGACATCACGGAAGAGGTCCGCGCCCTGCGCGGGGAAGAGCGGGCCGCGACGAGCGGAGGGAAGGAGCAGACCGATGGAGACTCTTGA
- a CDS encoding oxidoreductase — protein sequence MVRSLRRPKLAVWKFASCDGCQLSLLNCEEELLAIASQMEIAYFLEASRATGRGPYDISLVEGSISTPHDAERIKAVRRISRVLVTIGACATAGGIQALRNFSQVEEWRRLVYARPEYVQTLETSTPVAAHVPVDFELRGCPISKTQLVEVISAFLHGRRPAVPSHSVCMECKRRGTPCVMVARGTPCLGPITQAGCGAICPAYGRGCYGCYGPTETPNPTSLMSWWKGLGVEDGDLVRVLRTFNAGAEAFRAESERREAH from the coding sequence ATGGTCCGCAGCCTTCGCCGCCCGAAGCTGGCCGTCTGGAAGTTTGCCTCCTGCGACGGCTGCCAGCTCTCCCTGCTGAACTGCGAGGAGGAGCTGCTGGCCATCGCCAGCCAGATGGAGATCGCCTACTTTCTCGAGGCCTCGCGGGCCACAGGGCGCGGTCCCTACGACATCTCCCTGGTGGAGGGGTCGATCTCTACTCCGCACGACGCGGAACGCATCAAGGCGGTGCGGCGGATCTCCCGGGTCCTGGTGACCATCGGCGCCTGCGCCACCGCGGGGGGCATCCAGGCGCTGCGCAACTTTTCCCAGGTGGAGGAGTGGCGGAGGCTGGTCTACGCTCGTCCCGAGTACGTGCAGACGCTGGAGACCTCCACGCCCGTAGCCGCCCACGTGCCCGTGGACTTCGAGCTGCGCGGCTGCCCCATCAGCAAGACGCAGCTGGTGGAGGTGATCAGCGCCTTCCTCCACGGCAGGCGCCCGGCGGTCCCGTCCCACAGCGTCTGCATGGAGTGCAAGCGGCGGGGCACGCCCTGCGTCATGGTGGCGCGGGGGACGCCCTGCCTGGGTCCCATCACGCAGGCCGGCTGCGGGGCCATCTGCCCCGCCTACGGCCGCGGCTGCTACGGCTGCTACGGCCCCACGGAGACGCCCAACCCCACCTCCCTGATGTCCTGGTGGAAGGGCCTGGGGGTGGAGGACGGTGACCTGGTGCGGGTGCTGCGCACCTTCAATGCGGGAGCAGAGGCTTTCCGTGCGGAGAGCGAGCGCCGTGAAGCGCACTAA
- a CDS encoding helix-turn-helix domain-containing protein, whose translation MTHQEIAPELGTSREVVSRVLEDFTAGGMIRSAS comes from the coding sequence ATGACCCACCAGGAGATCGCACCCGAGCTGGGCACTTCCCGGGAAGTCGTCAGTCGCGTTCTTGAGGATTTCACGGCCGGAGGAATGATCCGGTCGGCCAGCTAG
- a CDS encoding hydrogenase/urease maturation nickel metallochaperone HypA has product MHELALTEELLAAALEAAQRAGACAIRRLHLVLSSASHIEPETVRLHFALVSQGTPAEGAELVFTRRSVEKTCRYCARKFVVTADLTCPACGAPALPEPPDPEMTLEDIEVDVPAG; this is encoded by the coding sequence ATGCACGAGCTGGCTCTGACCGAAGAGCTTCTGGCCGCAGCCCTGGAGGCGGCGCAGCGGGCGGGCGCCTGTGCCATCCGTCGCCTGCACCTGGTGCTCTCCAGCGCCTCGCACATCGAGCCGGAGACGGTGCGCCTGCACTTCGCCCTGGTCAGCCAGGGCACGCCGGCCGAGGGCGCCGAGCTGGTCTTCACCAGGCGATCCGTGGAAAAGACCTGCCGCTACTGTGCCCGCAAGTTCGTGGTGACGGCCGACCTCACCTGCCCCGCCTGCGGCGCGCCGGCCCTGCCCGAGCCCCCGGACCCCGAAATGACCCTGGAAGACATCGAGGTCGACGTGCCCGCGGGTTGA
- a CDS encoding Ni/Fe hydrogenase subunit alpha, translating into MRRRVTIDPITRLEGHGKIDIFLDEQGQVERAYFQVPELRGFEKFAEGRPAEEMPQITSRICGVCPTAHHMASTKALDALYQVTPPPAARKIRELVYSTFMTEDHALHFYFLGGPDFVVGPTAPAAERNVLGVIARVGLEVGQRVIAMRRRLRELIALVGGKAVHPVLGLPGGVARRLTPQDQARFQEVAGEAVEFARFTLKLFQDVVLKNSDYVALIRDDAFTHRTYYMGLVDNRNRVNFYDGRIRVTSPEGRELTTFAAADYLDYVAEHVEPWSYVKFCYLKPVGWKGFVDGPDSGIYCVAPLARLNAADGMATPLAQEAYEEFYATLGGKPVHHTLANHWARVIELLYAAERMRELANDPEIIDPVVRTLPTATPRAGVGVVEAPRGTLFHHYETDERGVIQRANLIVATQNNAARIAMSVEKAAKGVLSGRELSEGLLNMVEMAFRAYDPCHACATHSLPGSMPLVLRLRDRQGNVLGLLRRDHDGRVHRT; encoded by the coding sequence GTGCGGCGACGCGTCACCATCGACCCCATCACCCGCCTGGAAGGGCACGGGAAGATCGACATCTTCCTGGACGAGCAGGGGCAGGTGGAGCGGGCCTACTTCCAGGTGCCCGAGCTGCGCGGCTTCGAGAAATTTGCCGAGGGGCGGCCGGCGGAGGAGATGCCGCAGATCACCTCCCGCATCTGCGGGGTCTGCCCCACCGCGCACCACATGGCCTCCACCAAGGCCCTGGATGCCCTCTACCAGGTGACCCCCCCGCCGGCAGCGCGGAAGATCCGTGAGCTGGTCTACAGCACCTTCATGACGGAGGACCACGCCCTTCACTTCTACTTCCTGGGCGGCCCCGACTTCGTCGTGGGGCCCACCGCGCCCGCCGCCGAGCGCAACGTCCTGGGAGTGATCGCCCGCGTCGGGCTGGAGGTGGGGCAGAGGGTTATCGCCATGCGCCGACGGCTGCGCGAGCTGATCGCTCTGGTCGGGGGAAAGGCGGTTCACCCGGTGCTGGGGCTGCCGGGCGGGGTGGCCAGGCGCCTCACCCCCCAGGACCAGGCCCGCTTCCAGGAGGTGGCGGGGGAGGCGGTGGAGTTTGCCCGCTTCACCCTGAAGCTGTTCCAGGATGTGGTCCTGAAGAACTCCGACTACGTGGCCCTCATCCGCGACGACGCCTTCACCCACCGCACCTACTACATGGGGCTGGTGGACAATCGCAACCGAGTCAACTTCTACGACGGACGGATTCGCGTGACTTCCCCCGAGGGGAGAGAGCTAACCACGTTCGCCGCGGCCGACTACCTGGACTACGTGGCCGAACACGTGGAGCCGTGGAGCTACGTCAAGTTCTGCTACCTGAAGCCGGTGGGGTGGAAGGGGTTTGTTGACGGGCCCGACAGCGGCATCTACTGCGTCGCCCCCCTGGCCCGGCTGAACGCGGCCGACGGCATGGCCACGCCTCTGGCCCAGGAGGCCTACGAGGAGTTCTACGCCACCCTGGGCGGCAAGCCGGTGCACCACACCCTGGCCAACCACTGGGCGCGGGTGATCGAGCTGCTCTACGCCGCAGAGCGGATGCGGGAGCTGGCCAACGACCCGGAGATCATCGACCCAGTGGTGCGCACCCTGCCCACGGCCACACCGCGTGCGGGAGTGGGCGTGGTGGAGGCGCCGCGGGGGACGCTCTTCCACCACTACGAGACCGATGAGCGAGGGGTGATCCAGCGGGCCAACCTCATCGTGGCCACGCAGAACAACGCTGCGCGCATCGCCATGAGCGTGGAGAAGGCGGCGAAGGGGGTGCTCTCCGGACGGGAGCTCAGCGAGGGGCTGCTGAACATGGTGGAAATGGCCTTCCGTGCCTACGACCCCTGTCACGCCTGCGCCACCCACTCTCTCCCCGGAAGCATGCCGCTGGTGCTGCGGTTGCGCGACCGGCAGGGCAACGTGCTGGGGCTGCTGCGACGGGACCACGACGGCAGGGTGCACCGGACGTGA
- a CDS encoding cyclic nucleotide-binding domain-containing protein: METLERLLAAHPFFKDLRPEHLQVLVGCAANVRFEAGQYIFREGEEAKTFYLLRHGRVALEMAVPGRGSLTIQTIREGDVLGWAWLFPPHRWHFDARAVELVRAIAMDGQCLRDKCEQDHSLGYELVKRFAQVIVERLQATRLQLLDVYGHVPHR, from the coding sequence ATGGAGACTCTTGAGCGGCTGCTGGCCGCACATCCGTTCTTCAAGGACCTGCGCCCCGAGCACCTCCAGGTGCTGGTGGGCTGCGCCGCCAACGTGCGCTTCGAGGCGGGGCAGTACATCTTCAGGGAAGGGGAGGAGGCGAAGACTTTCTACCTCCTCCGCCACGGCCGGGTGGCTCTGGAGATGGCCGTACCGGGACGGGGCTCCCTGACCATCCAGACCATCAGGGAGGGGGACGTACTGGGCTGGGCGTGGCTCTTTCCTCCCCACCGCTGGCACTTCGACGCGCGGGCCGTGGAGCTGGTGCGGGCCATCGCCATGGACGGCCAGTGCCTGAGGGACAAGTGCGAGCAGGACCACAGTCTGGGCTACGAGCTGGTAAAGCGCTTCGCCCAGGTCATCGTGGAGCGGCTGCAGGCCACCAGGCTGCAGTTGCTGGACGTCTACGGCCATGTCCCCCACCGTTGA
- a CDS encoding FAD/NAD(P)-binding protein, whose product MSPTVEASPAPLWPLPCRLHARRRETRDTVTLELEAVGPGLGEFAPGQFNMLYVFGVGEVPISISGDPAHPGRLVHTVRMVGAVTRALGRLPRGGAVGVRGPFGTSWPLEEAAGSDVVVVAGGMGLAPLRPALYALLARRERFGRIVLLYGARTPGDLLYVTDLRRWRARMDLEVEVTVDAATDGWRGDVGVVTTLIPRARFEPASTVALVCGPEVMMRFVVRELQARGVPDGSIYLSMERNMHCGIGQCGHCQCGPFFVCRDGPVFPYRRIAPFFRLREL is encoded by the coding sequence ATGTCCCCCACCGTTGAGGCCTCCCCTGCACCCCTGTGGCCCCTCCCCTGCCGCCTGCACGCGCGGCGACGGGAGACCCGGGACACCGTCACCCTGGAGCTGGAGGCGGTGGGGCCGGGGCTGGGAGAGTTCGCCCCCGGGCAGTTCAACATGTTGTACGTCTTTGGCGTGGGCGAGGTCCCTATCTCCATCAGCGGCGACCCGGCGCACCCGGGCCGGCTGGTGCACACGGTGCGCATGGTGGGGGCGGTGACGCGCGCCCTGGGCCGCCTCCCCCGCGGCGGGGCCGTGGGCGTGCGCGGTCCCTTCGGCACCTCCTGGCCGTTGGAGGAGGCAGCCGGCAGCGACGTGGTCGTGGTGGCCGGGGGTATGGGGCTGGCGCCGCTGCGCCCCGCGCTGTACGCTCTCCTGGCGCGGCGGGAGCGCTTCGGGCGCATCGTCCTGCTCTACGGGGCGCGCACCCCGGGAGATCTGCTGTACGTGACGGACCTGCGGCGGTGGCGTGCTCGGATGGATCTGGAGGTGGAGGTGACGGTGGACGCGGCCACCGACGGCTGGCGGGGTGACGTGGGAGTGGTGACCACGCTGATCCCGCGGGCGCGCTTCGAGCCGGCCAGCACCGTGGCCCTGGTCTGCGGGCCGGAGGTGATGATGCGCTTCGTGGTGCGCGAGTTGCAGGCCCGTGGCGTGCCGGACGGGAGCATCTACCTCTCCATGGAACGCAACATGCACTGCGGCATCGGGCAGTGCGGCCACTGCCAGTGCGGACCGTTCTTCGTCTGCCGGGACGGACCGGTCTTCCCCTACCGGCGAATCGCCCCGTTCTTCCGCCTGAGGGAGCTGTGA
- a CDS encoding hydrogenase maturation protease: MTGGEVGRLSMYASPPEPRERVAARVLCLGNPLLADDALGAEVAGALAGRLPPGTEVVQNELTGFGLLDDLLEVPRLVVVDTVRTGTGPPGTVHLIREDDLRSAPGPSPHYVGLLEMLHLARTLGLPAPQEVVVLAVEASDCTTIGGAMHPALQEAVSLVVELVVGILQDWAQPAPVSRCTSWL; this comes from the coding sequence GTGACCGGAGGGGAGGTGGGCAGGTTGAGCATGTATGCCTCTCCGCCAGAGCCGCGGGAGCGTGTGGCCGCCCGGGTCCTGTGCCTGGGCAATCCACTGCTGGCCGATGACGCCCTGGGGGCGGAGGTGGCCGGTGCGCTGGCGGGGCGTCTGCCTCCCGGGACGGAGGTAGTGCAGAACGAGCTGACGGGGTTCGGGCTGCTGGACGACCTCCTGGAGGTCCCGCGCCTGGTGGTCGTGGACACGGTACGCACGGGGACGGGCCCGCCCGGCACAGTGCACCTCATCCGGGAGGATGACCTGCGGTCCGCGCCCGGCCCGTCACCCCACTATGTGGGCCTGCTGGAGATGCTGCACCTGGCCCGCACGCTGGGGTTGCCGGCCCCGCAGGAAGTGGTGGTCCTGGCCGTGGAAGCTTCCGACTGCACCACTATTGGCGGGGCGATGCACCCGGCCCTGCAGGAGGCGGTTTCCCTGGTCGTGGAGCTGGTGGTGGGCATTCTGCAGGATTGGGCCCAGCCGGCGCCCGTCTCCAGATGCACGAGCTGGCTCTGA